Part of the Lolium rigidum isolate FL_2022 chromosome 6, APGP_CSIRO_Lrig_0.1, whole genome shotgun sequence genome, ATTTACCCCTGGGAGGCATTGTACCCCTTACTATCTACAGTAAGATCTTGCTTTGAGGTTTGCAAATTTTATGTCTCTACAGTCCATACTATGCAGCATTGTACTCTCTGCGATGGAACAATCCATATTTATCTTATACTAATCCACTTCTATGCATGTTAGCTGTTAGGCACTGAAAATAGACCCTGTGTTAGGCCGCGCGGTACTGTACAATGGACTTTATAAAGGTGTGAAATAAGGATGTGCTACAAAGAAAATGATTAAAATTCTTGGTAGGAACAAATTTCCCTATTTGCTATACGAATTTCTTCCCTTGAGTAGTAAAATGCACAGCGTAAAGCTTGACTTACTTTTGCCTTTGAACACAATAAAGCAATGGTGTAGGTATGGCACATTGTTTCGAAATTTGAAGGTGAGTTATCTTCCAGAGATGCTTGACTCCATATAGatgaaagaagaagaacaagttgGCCACTGTTCAACTTCATAAACTTCAAGTTCTGCTCAGATTTAAGGAAAGTAAGAAGTTGTATCAGTTGGATGGTCAAACATTCTGACGTAAAAAAGTAAGTACTAAGAATACTAGCTGGACTTCATACTTCATCATTAAACGTGGTCAGACGATGCTCGTTGAAGCATGGGCTCCCTGAAGATTGCCTTGTATTTGGTTCTGTATGTGCATATCCATTCTCAGCACTTACCACAGCTTCTGATTTCCCATTTTGGTGCGGGGATTCCTTGATCTCAGAAGAGAAAGCTGACAGGGCCAACAAAAGCACGCTCTGTGAACCATTAAGCTTCATTGGGACTGGAAAACTTATTGCTGACCACGGGCATAACAGCAAAGGAGCGACAATGGTGGAGAAAACACGGTGTGAGCCAATCCTTGTCTTATGGTCTGGGTGCATCATTGCTAAGAGAAGCTGATGATACGAAGCTTCAGGAAATGCCTGACATATACGCAAGGAAAAGGTCAATCAATATTGATGTTCTACAGCTAAAATATTTCTCCACGGTAGTGGAAATATCAAACTTACTTTCTGATTGTATGATGAATTGTACACATAAGCTGCTATTTGTGCTGTGCGGTAAACAGATGACACTGTTGTCCTGGCGATGGTGGCAGTGTACGAGAGATTCTCAAGCATTACGCTGACCATCTCAAGAATTGGCCCAACATCCCCAACCTAATAAGCCAAGGAAAAACTTGTTATACATTTATGCTAACCAGAATATAGTTATTGTAATTAACTGCCAAAAGATTACAACAACCTTTTCTGTCAATTGCACCAGGCACTCCTCCAAGGCCACATAAAGTTCACTGTTCCACTTATCAACATCAGCTtgagcatttgctgcttcaatagcACAATACATACATTTCCGCAGGTGTCTTATTAAGTCGCTGATTGCACTAGTTATTGTCACTGATGCCTGTGACTTTGCATGCTTTGCAAGATGGCAAGCAACTTTTACAATGCTGATTTGCTTGATGGGCATCTTGGCAACACTTTTATGATCAATGTGCTTTATCGTGAAAGATAGAAGCAAATGGCCATTTTGCCCTGCAAGTATAAAACAAGAAACAGAGTATTAAATCTGTCTGCTGTTCAATATTTTCAACTGAAAAGCAACACTGAAAGAGAAACAAGAGAAGAAATTGCATTGGTAAAAAATGCTGCACCTGATTTGTCCATCAGTGTTTGCATTTCTTGTAGAACAGAAAGGGCAACCCCATTTTCAGGAGACCAATAATTGTGGCTATCAAAAAGGCGAAAAAGAGGATCAAGAATACGTCGCACTGTTGTTGCCTCCTTTGCAATATCAGCCATGTTACGCAAGCAAACCCTTGCCCAGTGCGCCGGGTTCTCGGATGCAACCCTGCTAGTACATAAGCAAGTAATGAGAATAAGAGGTGCATTGTTGTCTAGAAATGGGGTTATTACGTCAGTAGAAGATCTCACATTGGATCAGATGCCACTTTGGCGCTATTTTGCCCAGATACTGACAACGTTGTCAAATCATCGTCATCTTGAAGTCTGACAACCTCTTTTATTGAGAGTGTATGGTTAGCCTCATAACAGCTTATTATCACCGAGACAACCTGGTTCGAGAATGAATTGGAAATTAATCAGATCCCCAATTTGAGATGCTATTTGGCAGAAACAACTCTGCTAACATTGTGCTTCATGAATTGCAGTTTCTGGTCCAGTTTGAATTAAAATTAGTGTACTATATTTCCGGTATTAAGTAAAGACCTGCAATTTAAGAATTTGCTGGACTTTGGTTATACTTATATCTCTTCCCCTTATTCAATGATCTTACTTGTACTGAATCTCATACAGGAAATAAATATTCGACAGAAAGTATCCTGCTTGCATGAAATAAACTTGCATCTTCTGACATAGTACAAAAGCAATAAGGACTTACTTCATCGAGTTCCATTGAAATATGTGAGTGGTCACCCATGTATTTGACCTGATTAAAAGTGATCAAACAGTCAGGCTGCGGTACAAAATGTTTCCCAACTTCATCACTATTACTCCTACGATATTACTTGCTAGGAAGAATCGGTAATGCAGAGAGAGTAACCATGAAACTAGTTTGACAGAAAATTTCATATTTGTGAAGCATGTGAGATTGTAGAAACAGATGGAATTTGTAACTGGTTCATTTGTTCTACATCATTATTCCTAGTTTGACAATATTGTAAAATAAGTCCTTAAATAGCTGGCAAACATAAAATTGCCTTCTCCTTTTCATCAGAGCAATTAAGTAATGGGTTGTCTTACCATAGAAGCGAGAGCTTGGAGTGCAGCAGATCGAAGGCGGAGTCCTTTGTCATCTTCCCTTTGTTCTTGACCAATTTTGCATAGTTTTGGTATGAGGCCTTCTAGGCTAAACATATGTGTGCTGTCAACCTATATGTACACCTAATTAGAATTTAGAAATCAAGCAGATATGGCAAGTACCAAGAAGATAAATGAAATTGTAAGTTGTTATATGTCACGTCAATAACCTGTCCATTGAGAAAGTCGACGAGCAATAGGCAACCCTGAACCTGCAAATCATCGTTCGATTCCTGATCAATAAGGGTGCGAACCAGACACAATGTGCTCGTGGCCAGCAATGGTCTGAAATGAGAATGATCTGATCAGTCAATTAGCCAAGATTGGTCACGAATGCATATCACTGAATAGACAGTGTTTCCACTCACGTATGCTCCTTGCATGAACGCAGAAGTTTCCTGTAGATGCATGGAACCACTTTGGCCAGTGTAAAACTCTCATGTCTCAGTTCTTTATAGCATCTCTGCTCAAGATACTCTGTGATCTGTCCGGGAAAAAGTGATTGATTAAATTCTGGTTTACCATGCTCGTTTGAAGAATCACTGTTAAACCCTGAACAGGGAATTAGCTAATTTGGTGATTGGCATTGAATGTAAAAATAGCGTTGTACGAAAAAGAATTGCAGACAGGTGATCACTTGCCAGCACAGAAGTAACAGTAAGATGACTAGTTGGACCGTTACAAGTATGGTTTGGATTACTAACTCGAGTTTCTTCACCTGACTTAATTCTGGTCTAAAGAAACTCTAGTAGGAAGTATTAGACGATAGTATGGAGGAGGCAGAATTTGGTACCTTTGGTATGCGTGTTGGATTTCTGGAGACGTAATCGCAGAGCTTCCCGATCCTCCTATCATTCGGCTCTCCATCCTAAGACAGAAGCATCCAAGCTCAATTAGCAAGCTCCCACACATTTGAACGCAAACAAACTCATCATGCAGGACTAGATAGAGCTAACATCACACAGGGTTAGCAAAATTTGAATGGTAGCAGGCAGGATGGGCCATACCGCGGGCAGCTGGTAGATTTCGGAGATGATCTTCTTGTACCTCTTGACGGGCTGCCGTGATCGCGCCCGCAGCGAGGGGCAGAAGTAGCAGAGGCTGCTGCACGCGGGCAGCACCCGCCGTGACATCACCCCCATGACTGACTCAACTAGGCTTCCTCTCCCAAAAGGGCAAACTTTTCGATCCAAATGTGCCTAGACAGCCAGCTGTCTTGCTATCCTCTTTGCTGCGGTGACTCCAAGAACTGAAACCCCTTGTGCGTGGATCAAACTGGTCTTCTTAAGCTTTGTAGCAGGGGAGTAGAGCAGACGCCCCCTCGCTTTCCTCGCGCTCGCTGTAGCCAATTGGAGACCCTTGGACCGAGCTGAGATCAAGAAACCCGCAGATATCCCCTCACGTCAGAGTCGACCCTGACCAAATCAAATCCAGGCAGGCTGGTGGGATTGGGACTTTAAAAAAAAACGGGAATTTGCTGGCTGGGTCAAATCCGGCAAAGAACGCGGGGCAAGAAccttcctctccctctcgcgaaccccCCGGACCGCGGGTCGACGGAGCCGAGGAAGGAAGCCGCTGGGCGGAGCACAAATCCCCTGCCAAAGATGAAACCTTTTTCGTCAGAATCGCATTCCCGAACTGCCCAGATCGCGCTCAAACGGAAATTGAACCGGCGAGCGGCGGCTGGCGAGGGGAACACCGGGGAAAAGTGGGCGCGGATCCACCCACCTGGTTTCTTgtagcggcgggaggaggaggccgcagGGGCGATCCGGCCGCtcgcggtgcggcggcggcggcaggctgGCGTGCGGTTGGGGTGGGTAGGGGTAGCTGGCTGGCGGAGGCGACAACGGGGCAACAACGGTCGCCTTGGTTTGGCCTTCACTGCCGCGAGGAAGGGGAGGAGTAAAATCTTGGTGGCAGCTGGAGGTGCGGCGGCACGGACAGGGGCTAGGCGTAGTAGACAGCTCAGGGGCGAGCGCGTAGCGGTTTTTCTACTACTGTGCGTGCGAAAGGGGGTGTTTCGAGGGGCTTTTGGGCAAAAAAAGGAGCCTCGTTTCCGTTTCTTTGTCTGACAGATCTCTTCTTAACTGGTGGGCACGTAGCACCAGGCTGCCCGTTTCTGGTCCTCCACCTGCAGGCGTGTCGAGGGGATGTTACGACTCTACCCTCCACTGGTTCCAAGATCGGAAGCGCTCAAGGAGACGAGGTGGAGGGTAGGACGGGGATTCCGCCCTCCTCGCGCTGCAAGGATTCGAATGGAATCGAAGGGTTCTGAAGTTGACGTGCGATCCGAGGGAGAGACCCGACCGTCATCAAGACGGGAACAGGTCTCGCGCATCGTACGCTTCGGGTGGGAACCACGTTCTGCCTTTGTGTCCCCTTCTAGTATCTTCCCTACCTATAAATAACCAGACGTACAATACTAGTGAAATATGTTAGTCCGATTTTTTTTCCAtgaaaaatactccctccgttctgatttagtctacattttagaaaaaatgagataaattagtagtgcatttattagtactacttagatatttgaacaaccaatccaagttacattgaaaataacaacatccaataaaaaGAGTAAAACCAAatcgttttcagtgttgttgttgactaaaagctagaatgtagagtatttcagaacaaattttgggactagaatgtagactatttcagaacggagggagtatgcgaTTTTTAATATTGTttcaggctggtgccaacgcgggctggaGCAGGGGCGATAGCGCCGGCGTCGGGGCGAGAGGGCGGCGAGACGAGAGCGCGGTGCGGTGGCGCGGGCGCCTGGCGGtaccgcccgctaccgcccggctgccgcccgcgctgggggcgaTAGGGGGGCGAGAGGGGCGagagcgggggcggcggcgatggcggagtcggggcgagaggcggggcgagagggaggggtAACGACTAGCCGAGGTGGTGCGATCCGATTCGTCCACCTCGgcctagccgttggggtagccgttgctggctcaaaaatttcgaaaaaaatgccCAAAACCCCAAAAATTCATCCCCACCCCCTGTAAataccccccatatggtttcactcattccacacctcacttcatctcctccactctccatttccactcctctcaacgccatgtcttcgtctagcagcaattcgagcgacggaatggagggtgatatgatcgatgcattccaggcggagtatgaggaggagatgctcaacgaggaggcggagccaagacggccgcgacgccgccgagagttcatcaggcgtgatcgtctgggtgcccacgatcgggtcttcgaggactacttcgccgacgactgcaatTATCCTCCGAGCTACTTTCAGCGAAGGTGGCGGATGAGACGATCCCTctttctgcgcattgtggatagattgggtgaatactctccgtatttcacccaaagagttgatgctctcaaccgtgctggttttTCTCCCCTACAAAAGTGTACTACGGTTTTGCGTCTGTTAGCTTATGGAGTCGCTGCAGATAcgatagatgagtggcttaagttagctagacaaacttcatcagaTTGTCTAAATAGATTCTGTGAAAGCATCATTGACTGTTACGGGGAGACGTTTTGCCGTCGACCAAATGTCGAGGATACTCGGCGTAcgttagcgaaagccgaggagcgtggctttcgggcatgttagggagcatcgattgcatgcattggcggtGGAGGAGCCGACCAGTGGCTCATGCtggtcaattcacaaggggagacatcaaacaccctaccataatcttagaagccgcTGCGTCGTATGATCATTGGATCtggcatgccttttttggagtggtcgggtccaacaacgacatcaatgtactcaaccagtcgtcgttgttcactgatgtgcttaggggagaagcacccgtagtgaacttcacggtgaatggacacgagtacaactatggttactaccttgccgacggcatctacccctccggccggtgttcatgaaaggtgttactcttccacaaagtgaaaagcggcgagtgttcactgctgctcaatcagcttggcgcaaagatgtcgagtgtgcctttggagtgcttgaaggctaggttcaacattctagcggtttcgggacgctcctactcgaggcgtactcttgggctgatcatgcgtgcatgtgtcattacgcacaacatgatcatcgacgatgagcgtggtacaaatttggagAACAACTATGAGACAAGTTGAGTCCAATGTCGGCCCCGCAATACAcaaccatgcaccaccaagcctagcagccgAGATTCGgatggacaacgaaatgagggactcaccgatgtatacacagctccagcatgatttgattgagcatgtgtgggctaatgcctagattatgtaattttttcaaatttttatgtaatcttttcaaaattttatgtaattttttttatgatgtaatcggtaacaattttagttcaataaaataatttccttgcattatttttaatgttgtaatctgaaaaagaaatgctgatgtcgaggagagagaaaagctgatgtggaggagagagaagtgagagctggcactatagcccgtgcactggcaccgtggggtgagagtgaggaaaaaagctgacgtggcaggCTATAGTGGtgtggtgcattggcaccagcctcatAATATTATGGGGTTGGGCTCGGCTAACCCGATTAGCAGCCCATCGGGCTCGAGTAACCCGGCTGGGCATCATTCTGTGGGATCCCTCTACACAGAACATGTCgggctcactagtaggaaaaggctcatcagtggcgcaccaaaaatcaattatgtggcgcatgggcggtgcgccacagaattctcgccacaaaaataaggtttctgtggcgcaccgacccatgcgccacagaaacttatttctatggcgcaccggcggtggtgcgccacagaatttttttttgaaattcaaaaaaaatggcggccagatctagatctagatctagatccggggccgccgaatttttttattttttttaatttcgctgggtgggtgaaggaggaggacggccggaggaggaggaggaggaggaggtggtggtggtggtggtggtggtggtggaggaggaggaggaggtggtggtggtggtggtggtggtggtggtggtggtggtggtggaggaggaggaggaggaggtgatggaggtggtggaggtggtggtggaagaggaggtggtggtggaggaagaggaggaggtggtggtggtggttgttgtcgccggagtaggtcgccggagtaggtcgccggagttagTCGCCGGAGTAGatcgccggagtaggtcgccggagttggtcgccggagttggtcgccggagttggtcgccggtggaggtgaggagagaggagaagtggaggagaggaagagaagaggagaggaggagaaggagagaagtggagaaggggagaaatggaggagagaaggggagaagtggagaaggggagaaggagagaagtggagaaggggagaaatggaggagagaaggagaaatgggcgccagaaatttcaaatttcgaacgttaattctgtggcgcatgggcacttggtgcgccacagaatttttttttctttttttgtattttgcagcaaaaaatctttaactgcccgtaactttttactcttttcgaatttgtagattctaaaaattgtccaaccaggcaaacccaggtgaattcggatctagatttttcgtgggaatattttgatatattatgcgctttttttcgagttcgtatgcaaccagaaatccactttgatgattttcccacgtaattttgcaaaaaaagtcgaaattattgtttgttaattctcagtggtaaaagatgacataatacatgggcatcttgaaggaatttttgttttgaaatttttatatatatttttttattttttacagaggttaaaaaggcgatccacgggggggtggagttgcgtggggaggcaaaaaaagttctgtggcgcatggatgtggcgcaccatcccacgtgcgccacagaaagtcttaattcagtggcgcaccaggaccagtgcgccacagaatgtcttatttctgtggcgcacgtgatcctgtgcgccacagaaatagtgaaaccaatgattggggctggccccaccaaatttctgtggcgcatggatccctggtgcgccacaaaattaagctatttttgtggcgcaccgtggctggtgcgccacagaattctgtggcgcatttttggtggtgcgccacagaaataagcttcgcctataagggttttcctactagtggctaGCCCAACCCGACAGCATGTGATTGGGCTGGACGTCCCCGATTTGGCCTATTATTCTCATTTTTCTTGTTCCGACGTATTATCCCCGCTCCTTTCGTCTGCCAACCCTTTTCAGCCATCTCACCTCGTCGTCTCTTGTTATAAATCGAACCACCGAATTGTTTTGACGCATCAGTTTTTCTCTACCTCTTTTTGTACCGCCAACCTTTTGGTgccatgagtgtgccttgctcagaCCAGGACTTTAGTCCGTCGAAGATGAAGGATGCAATGCAAGCTTGGCGTCTAGGATGAGAACGGAGTGTTGTTGGTGTGGCGACTTGTGAAACTGGACGAGGTGGAGGATTTTTTAGATAAGTTTGCCATGAGGTTTTTTCGTGTGTGCCAACCATGATTATGATGCACCGACATGTTCATCGTACCCGAGGCCTCCGGTATGTTGTAAGCATGATGAATAGACATATTATTCGTGTTGTTCTTGTTTCTTTAGTTTTTGTTGCATTCTCCTCTACCCCTCTGCACGTGAATACCATTGGATTCACATGGAGCGCCCTGAGTGGGCGGCCGAAGAGATTGGGGATAGGCATCTGCATGGCCCAACTTCATGGCGTAGGAACATGTGAGAGAGAAAAGGAGCTCAAGAAATATCACGAGGAGCAACGATACCAATTCCATTATCGCGAGCATATCAATAATCAAATCGCATGTGTGCATAAGCAGTAGAGGTCATGACACGGCTATTCTTACAAAGCGATGTTATTTCGATACCACGTACAAAGCACACACAAGTTGTGGGAATGATTTGTTCAATCCAGAGTAATATGTAAGACACGTACGTTTCAATTGAAACAAGCATTAGTGAGTGAGGACCTCCTCATAAACAACTTGTAGAAGAAACCATATAACTAGAAACCACTATTGAGATGATTGTTAGACCGTATGCATTAGAAATATCTACAAATAACTTAAAGATGTTAAAACACACAAAGATATACATACATATACACTATGTAATTTGGGAAGTGAAGAAAATAATTGTAGACCCATGCAATTTGTCATTTTTAATTTTCTCTATATTTACGGAGATTTGGTTTCAATATCCTATTGAGGGGCCATTGAAAATATGACAACTAATGTAACTTTCAttacaaaataaaatttaaattttgCACACTGCATGTATATATTCCAATGATATACATTaaaatgtataaaacatgtgcttAATATTTATCAACGATTAAGTATCCTAACTAGGTTAGAAAAGTATGCTCGTCAAGGCTTTAATGTCATTAAAATAATCCATTTATAAGTACAAAAATTAGTATAATTCTatttccaaagtgctaaaaagcaAGTGGGTGTTGGTTTGATCCAGAGAGCACTCCAATCTCGTCCGTCGGAGCAACTTGAATGGGCCTGGTCGCGCGAGACGGTCCAACGGTGATTTATCCTAATATCACAAGCAGCACAGTTTCTTTTCCCATTTCATCTCAATCAATTTGCTAGGGTTAATCCGCACGGAAACTGGATAGGCAAATAATTCAAGTGGTGTGGCTAGAGGAGATCGTCAATGTAGCAGCTATGTGTGAGGGCACAGAGATCATCAATGGTGTGCGCGTGCTTAGAGTATAGAACTCGCCGACAGTGAGCGACCGCGCGCGGGGAGCGTGGAGCTGCGACGGAGGTGTGACGGTCTCGAGTGCAATTGGGTGGAGGTCTGTTGTAGACGAGGTTGTGTGGTAGATCCATCTTATGAGCACAAATTTCACAGAATAGAGACAATCCCCCTATACTAATTCCAATAATCCCTTGATTTGAATTTCACACTTAGTGTTACCTACCCATGTTCCCAATTTCGTGCGATTTTTGAAGTTTTTTTTGTCAGCATGGGATTTAGCATTGGAAGGATACTTGCAGTGAAAGCACGTGGCCACCAACAGCGACCAACAACGGCGGTGGTTGCGAATGGCAGCCGCATGGTCGACATGCCTTAGTGTTGTCAGTGTTTGGTGTTAGCAATTTAGATTAGATTAGTATGACGTTTGGTACATGCTCCCTCCAATCCCTTTTAATTGACCCGGATTTAAtactgttgtgaagtgtacaagtagattgcctagccctttccatcagttcggacttttggttcgagTGGCTGCATGTGCGTGAACACAACGTGGTATCGAGCCTgcgtctcaagttcaaatcctggctttcacatggttttcgcaattaagcctaaaaattgttgttgcccccctctttagccaccgctgtttcggtgtgctcttcttctttcacgtgttgactctcttctcccgtcacacgcgagtgagggtgttgtgaagtgtacaagtagattgcctagccctttccatcagttcggacttttggttcaagtggctagtgcatgaagcttaacaaatACAACATtacactaaatccgagtcaattaaaagaaatCGGAGGGAATGTGTGCCGAGTGTAATTAGAGCATGTTGTTGAGCTCCTTAACTGGACACGGATTGGAGACGACGTTGATATTTTTGCAGAGGATGAACACAGTACGTGTAAATGAGGGCGCCCCAAAAGTTGCAATCAGCCTTACCGGGCTGGCGCGGCGTTCCACTTAACTGTAGTAGGTCACATGGTTTCTTTGGAATAGGAGGATTCTCTAACCTCTACATCAGTTGATGCACACATCTTTTTTTTTAGTAGTATCAAATATTCAGAGTTTACACATCATGGATTAAGATAGCGGGACACATTGTGGCGCATAAGCGTGTTCCTGCATAGCGTTCCACTTGAAGCGTGAGATGAAGACATCTTATTTTCTTGCAAGCATATGGGTACTGGGAGTATGTTACAGTTTGTTGGCTAGACTCACCCTCATCGGTTGGAGTAAATACAAACGACATTGCTCCACTGTGTTCAGAATTCAGATAGAGAAGAACAGGGACACTATATATCCATTTCGGAAAAGAAAAGGACACAATGGGTGTTGTAGACCCACTTGATTACAGCAAGTTGCTTTAGCATCTTATCgtagtttctttttttcttttcttattaaGTTGTATATCCTAGGGGATTAATTGTGTTTTTGGGTGTCATTCCTGTTGAAAAAATAGGTTTCTTTTAACCACACACTGCTTCCTTGTTTTTACACCATTATGAACTAGGTTTTAGTTGTCTGGTTGACTGGTTTTTTGTAGACAAGTAGTCAAATGATAAGTTACTCTAAGCTATCTAATCATGCTGCTTGACACTGCCTCGAAAGCTGTATGAATTATGTTGTTGTTTCATATCCACTTGATACTAATTGCTTTATCATCTTTATTATCTGTTTTTTGTCAGCATATTAACTTGCACATTTATGGATCGTAGTTGATTTTTATCTGTTTATTAAGCTGCATATGCAATGCCTTAGTTCCTTTTGTATGCTTATTAAGTTCTCTATCGAGGAACCTTAGTTGTTTTTTCTGCTTGTTAGTTAAGTTACATGTCCATGTATCTTAGTTGATTAAACTTTGTGTTTAGGACAGAGAGACTACAAAAAAGACCTCCATTTTGGCTCCATTGGGCCAAAAATAGCAACGGTGGCAGTGACAGCTGAGGGCAAAACGGTCTAGGCAGTTGTCTCACACGGCCAAACCCAACGGTCCGATGCCGAACATTGGATTGGATTGGGTTGGGTTTCCTTTCTTTCCCCTCCCAAAATGGCAGCAAGAACAGCGCCCCGTATCAAGCACAAGCTCGACGGCGCCGCCCCGTCTGGCCGTGGCTGCAGCAAAGCGTCCAGGCGCCGTAGCATGCCACTGCGGTGCCGCTCCTTCGCCGCGGGGTAACTGACTCGGATGCATGCCACTGCGGTGCCGCAGCAGGCCCGCAGGGATGATGCGCTCGGCCGCGCTCGGATACGGCGGCGTTATTCCGAGGCGAGGCCACGAGCAAGCGATCCTCCCCCTAGCCGCCCCCAACCCCCAGTCGAATCCCTCTGTAAAATCTCCCGACTCCCCGCCGGCCCCTCTTTTTGTCCAGCGATCCCAGAAACAATCCCCCATCCAGATTCCGGCCGCTTTGCCAAAGAAGCCACCGCCTCCCGGCTCCCGCTCTTCCCCCACCCGACCCACGGCCGCGGAGAGCTTCCGCGCTCGGGAGCCATGGAGGACGCCGACGCCGACCTCGAGAGGTCCCTCCTAGCGTCCGCGGTCCTCGCCTTCGCGTACGACAAAGCGGGACGGGCTAGGGAGCCGGTGGGCCTGGCCAGGCagaccgccgccgcggccgcggagGTGGACCATCCCGCCTCGGGACACCTCACGGAGGCCGCCGACTCCATGGAGCGGACCGTCCTCACCCTCTCCGTCGCCGACGTCTACACCAGGCCTCGGGCGGCAGCGGAGCTCGTGGCCTGCGCGGCCGATCTGTACATCGCCGCTCGTGAGGTCAACGCCGACCTGGCGGACGCCGCCTACGACCTCGCGGGACAATCCGAGGAGTTGACACGGATGGCCGCCGACCTCAGGGCCGCCATGGGATTCCCCCGCCAGCAGAATcacggcctcctgggccggattgcCGCCTTCTGCACCTACAGGGTGCAGCCTT contains:
- the LOC124660633 gene encoding protein SEMI-ROLLED LEAF 2-like isoform X1 yields the protein MGVMSRRVLPACSSLCYFCPSLRARSRQPVKRYKKIISEIYQLPADGEPNDRRIGKLCDYVSRNPTRIPKITEYLEQRCYKELRHESFTLAKVVPCIYRKLLRSCKEHTPLLATSTLCLVRTLIDQESNDDLQVQGCLLLVDFLNGQVDSTHMFSLEGLIPKLCKIGQEQREDDKGLRLRSAALQALASMVKYMGDHSHISMELDEVVSVIISCYEANHTLSIKEVVRLQDDDDLTTLSVSGQNSAKVASDPIRVASENPAHWARVCLRNMADIAKEATTVRRILDPLFRLFDSHNYWSPENGVALSVLQEMQTLMDKSGQNGHLLLSFTIKHIDHKSVAKMPIKQISIVKVACHLAKHAKSQASVTITSAISDLIRHLRKCMYCAIEAANAQADVDKWNSELYVALEECLVQLTEKVGDVGPILEMVSVMLENLSYTATIARTTVSSVYRTAQIAAYVYNSSYNQKAFPEASYHQLLLAMMHPDHKTRIGSHRVFSTIVAPLLLCPWSAISFPVPMKLNGSQSVLLLALSAFSSEIKESPHQNGKSEAVVSAENGYAHTEPNTRQSSGSPCFNEHRLTTFNDENLKFMKLNSGQLVLLLSSIWSQASLEDNSPSNFETMCHTYTIALLCSKAKTSSHVALVRCFQLAFSLRRLSLNQDNVVQPSRRRCLYTMASAMLIFSANVADIPQITHLVKAAVPEKMVDPHLCLIDDCRLIVTSAQSYGSEEDESDAQVFLSAVNKDDTQLKDIVISHFKRKFENLPEKFEGIEDQLLQEFTLDDSFPLGAPLFMETPHSCLMYAEKDDHCFDEEVIPCEMDDDDDIVFEHSGSQSDRKTSGSMASSDVLNVNQLMESVHETARQVANVPVSMNPVSYDQMKSQCESLVMEKQQKMSVLLSFKHSRTNSRSSTGDYGPETNESSARSDPELPLTRKDYMRRSDSTSSDDRSFRLPPASPFDKFLKAAGR
- the LOC124660633 gene encoding protein SEMI-ROLLED LEAF 2-like isoform X2 — protein: MGVMSRRVLPACSSLCYFCPSLRARSRQPVKRYKKIISEIYQLPADGEPNDRRIGKLCDYVSRNPTRIPKITEYLEQRCYKELRHESFTLAKVVPCIYRKLLRSCKEHTPLLATSTLCLVRTLIDQESNDDLQVQGCLLLVDFLNGQVDSTHMFSLEGLIPKLCKIGQEQREDDKGLRLRSAALQALASMVKYMGDHSHISMELDEVVSVIISCYEANHTLSIKEVVRLQDDDDLTTLSVSGQNSAKVASDPMVASENPAHWARVCLRNMADIAKEATTVRRILDPLFRLFDSHNYWSPENGVALSVLQEMQTLMDKSGQNGHLLLSFTIKHIDHKSVAKMPIKQISIVKVACHLAKHAKSQASVTITSAISDLIRHLRKCMYCAIEAANAQADVDKWNSELYVALEECLVQLTEKVGDVGPILEMVSVMLENLSYTATIARTTVSSVYRTAQIAAYVYNSSYNQKAFPEASYHQLLLAMMHPDHKTRIGSHRVFSTIVAPLLLCPWSAISFPVPMKLNGSQSVLLLALSAFSSEIKESPHQNGKSEAVVSAENGYAHTEPNTRQSSGSPCFNEHRLTTFNDENLKFMKLNSGQLVLLLSSIWSQASLEDNSPSNFETMCHTYTIALLCSKAKTSSHVALVRCFQLAFSLRRLSLNQDNVVQPSRRRCLYTMASAMLIFSANVADIPQITHLVKAAVPEKMVDPHLCLIDDCRLIVTSAQSYGSEEDESDAQVFLSAVNKDDTQLKDIVISHFKRKFENLPEKFEGIEDQLLQEFTLDDSFPLGAPLFMETPHSCLMYAEKDDHCFDEEVIPCEMDDDDDIVFEHSGSQSDRKTSGSMASSDVLNVNQLMESVHETARQVANVPVSMNPVSYDQMKSQCESLVMEKQQKMSVLLSFKHSRTNSRSSTGDYGPETNESSARSDPELPLTRKDYMRRSDSTSSDDRSFRLPPASPFDKFLKAAGR